Proteins encoded together in one Campylobacter concisus window:
- the guaB gene encoding IMP dehydrogenase, producing MKIVKRALTFEDVLLVPQYSEILPKQVDVKTRISKNVTLNIPIVSAAMDTVTEHRTAIMMARLGGIGVIHKNMDVESQAKEVKRVKKSESGVIIDPIFINPEATVAEALSLMSDLHISGVPVIDKDRKLIGILTNRDLRFETNMSTLVKDRMTKAPLITAPKGCTLDDAEKIFSQNRVEKLPIVDKDGRLDGLITIKDLKKRKEYPNANKDSYGRLRVAAAIGVGQIDRAKALVDAGVDVIVIDSAHGHSKGIIDTLKEVKANFNVDVVAGNIANPAAVKDLAEAGADGIKVGIGPGSICTTRIVAGVGVPQISAIDDCASEAAKYGIPVIADGGLKYSGDVAKALAAGAACVMAGSLLAGCEESPGELITFQGRQYKVYRGMGSIGAMTKGSSDRYFQEGTAQDKLVPEGIEGRVPFAGSIKDVIHQLIGGLRSAMGYVGAKDIPTLQERAEFVEITSAGLKESHVHDVVITHEAPNYKVN from the coding sequence ATGAAGATAGTAAAGAGAGCTTTAACATTTGAGGATGTGCTTCTTGTGCCGCAATACTCTGAAATTTTGCCAAAGCAAGTTGATGTAAAAACCAGGATCAGCAAAAATGTCACGCTAAATATCCCGATCGTCTCTGCTGCGATGGATACGGTGACTGAGCATAGAACTGCTATCATGATGGCAAGGCTCGGCGGTATCGGCGTCATCCATAAAAATATGGACGTCGAAAGCCAAGCAAAAGAGGTCAAACGCGTCAAAAAAAGCGAAAGTGGCGTCATCATCGATCCTATCTTTATAAATCCAGAGGCGACTGTGGCTGAAGCTCTAAGCCTTATGTCAGATCTTCATATTTCAGGCGTTCCAGTCATCGACAAAGACCGCAAACTAATAGGAATTTTAACAAACCGCGATTTGAGATTTGAGACAAATATGAGCACTTTGGTAAAAGACCGCATGACAAAAGCACCGCTTATCACTGCACCAAAGGGCTGCACGCTTGATGATGCGGAGAAAATTTTCTCTCAAAACAGGGTTGAGAAGCTACCTATCGTCGATAAAGACGGCAGACTTGACGGACTTATCACCATAAAAGATCTAAAAAAACGCAAAGAGTATCCAAATGCAAATAAAGATAGCTACGGCAGACTTCGCGTGGCTGCGGCTATTGGCGTGGGTCAGATAGACCGCGCCAAAGCGCTAGTTGATGCTGGCGTAGATGTCATCGTCATCGACTCAGCTCACGGCCACTCAAAGGGCATCATCGATACTTTAAAAGAGGTAAAAGCGAATTTTAATGTCGATGTCGTAGCTGGCAATATCGCAAATCCAGCAGCCGTAAAAGACCTAGCAGAAGCAGGAGCTGACGGCATAAAAGTTGGCATTGGACCAGGTTCTATTTGTACCACAAGGATCGTTGCTGGCGTTGGTGTGCCTCAAATTTCAGCCATTGACGACTGCGCAAGCGAAGCAGCGAAATATGGCATCCCAGTTATCGCAGACGGCGGTTTAAAATACTCAGGCGATGTGGCAAAAGCCCTTGCAGCAGGGGCAGCTTGCGTTATGGCTGGTAGCTTGCTTGCAGGTTGCGAGGAGAGCCCGGGCGAGCTTATAACATTCCAAGGTCGCCAGTACAAAGTATATCGCGGCATGGGCTCAATAGGCGCTATGACAAAGGGTAGCTCGGACCGCTACTTTCAAGAGGGCACCGCTCAAGACAAGCTTGTGCCTGAAGGCATCGAAGGCCGTGTGCCATTTGCTGGTAGCATAAAAGATGTGATACATCAGCTAATAGGCGGCCTAAGAAGCGCTATGGGCTATGTTGGCGCAAAAGATATCCCAACTCTTCAAGAAAGAGCTGAGTTTGTCGAGATAACAAGCGCAGGACTAAAAGAGAGCCACGTCC